The genomic stretch GCCTTGCCGCAGTCCCGTCTTGAGCGCCACGAGCACGACCGCGCGCCAGTCAGGGGCCGCAGCGGCGACCACCCGCTCGGCTTCCTCAAAGCTGAGAAAGTCAAACGCCGCCTTCGCAGTCTTGAAGAGCTTGACGCGCGGAACGTGCGTGATGATGCCGTGCTCCTGTGCGAGCGACAGCATCTTGCGGAGCACCGTTAGCGCGTTGTTGATGGTCTTGAGGCTCAGAAGCGCCGGCTGGATGTCCTTACGCTTGCGAATGGCTGCCTTCGTGGGGGCATCCTTCCGGGCGCGGGCTCCCGACGTCTTCTTGCGCATAGCTGCTTTGAAATCCTCGATCTCAGCCAGACCGATGGAGTCCAACGGCATACGGCCAAGAGCCGGAATGACGTGCTGATCGAGGATTTGGCGCTTGGAGACAACGCTTGAATATTTGTTGTTGTTCTCGCTGTACGTGAGGAAGCGCGGGACAAACTCTTCCACCGTGGGAATCCGGCCCGCCTCGCTCTGTTTCTCCTTTCCGAAGGAACCCGTGAGGAGTGCGTGCCGGATCTGACGCTCGTATTCCTCAGCGCCCCGGCGGGTGTTGATGGGCGATGCCTTGCGCACGCGCTCAACCCTCCCGCTCGGGTGCTGATACTTGACGTCGATCCACCACGCTTCCGCCACCTTGCCCTCCTTCGTCTTCCACTTCCGCAGTCTGACTCGACTTTCGCCATTTTGAGGAGGGCGAGCAAGGGAGCAGCGGAGGCGTGGGGAAGGGACGGCCACCGGACTGGTTGTGAGGTCGACCAAGACTTCTCCCGTCCAGTACACGATGACCGCCCCTTCTATAAACACGCTACTGTCGCTGCTTCTGCTCGTGAGTCCCGCTTTCACTCGGCCCTCGTTCTGCCGCTTCCTCACCTTGTTTGCTGGCTGGGTGGGGACGCGTGGGCTGCACGCTGTCACCGAAGCCTTGGTGTCCGCGGGAGTCTCGGGCGTGCGCCACCACGCGGGCTTCCACCGCTTCTTCTCGCAAGCACGCTGGAGCATCGACCAGGTGGGCCGGTTGCTCTTGCTGCACCTGGCGGCACTCGCTCCAGGGCCGCTGCGACTGGCGCTCGACGACACCCTGTGCACCCACA from Cystobacter ferrugineus encodes the following:
- a CDS encoding tyrosine-type recombinase/integrase; this translates as MAEAWWIDVKYQHPSGRVERVRKASPINTRRGAEEYERQIRHALLTGSFGKEKQSEAGRIPTVEEFVPRFLTYSENNNKYSSVVSKRQILDQHVIPALGRMPLDSIGLAEIEDFKAAMRKKTSGARARKDAPTKAAIRKRKDIQPALLSLKTINNALTVLRKMLSLAQEHGIITHVPRVKLFKTAKAAFDFLSFEEAERVVAAAAPDWRAVVLVALKTGLRQGELIGLQWGDLDLQRGKLHVRRTIWRGVTGLPKGGRERTVDLPGSALEALKAHRHLRGPYVFCQADGQPHTNGTMKGPLERALREADICREQGRIGWHDLRHTYGSHLAMRGVPLKAIQELMGHATIEMTERYAHLSPEMLASAVQQLDRPVPQLHAAPARSAEGAH